Part of the Verrucomicrobiota bacterium genome is shown below.
CGGCGAGTTCGCGCTGGGCATGTGCGGTTTTGGCCACCACGAGGCAGCCGCTGGTGTCTTTGTCCAGACGGTGGACGATGCCGGGGCGGTCGGGGTCGCCGGTGGAGGCGAGGTCCGGGCCGCAGTGATGCAAGAGGGCATTCACGAGGGTGCCGCGGCGGTGGCCCACGCCGGGGTGGACCACCATGCCGGGGGCTTTGTTGACCACCAGGATCTGGGGGTCTTCATGGAGAAGGTCCAGGGGGAGTTTTTCGGGAAGGATTTGTTCTGACTCAGGCTCAGGCAGTTCGACCCGGATGAGGTCCCCGGCGGCGACACTGCTGCGGGGTTTGACGGTTGCTCCATTCAGGGTGATGGCCCCCTTCTTGATCAGGCTTTGAGAGAGGGATCGGGAGAGCTGGGGCAGGCGGGTGGCTAGGAGTTTGTCCAGTCGCTCTCGGGATTCGTCCGGAGCGACGGTGAAGGTGTGGGTCGGGGACACGGCTGAGGAGAGTCTCCTGCGAGGACTTCTACCTGGCAACGAAAAGGCTTTCTTATACCAACCTTCAGAATTCACTGGTAGAATGGAGGGGAGGTGTTGTG
Proteins encoded:
- a CDS encoding RluA family pseudouridine synthase, translating into MSPTHTFTVAPDESRERLDKLLATRLPQLSRSLSQSLIKKGAITLNGATVKPRSSVAAGDLIRVELPEPESEQILPEKLPLDLLHEDPQILVVNKAPGMVVHPGVGHRRGTLVNALLHHCGPDLASTGDPDRPGIVHRLDKDTSGCLVVAKTAHAQRELAAQFAARTTRKLYLAVVERGPKEDAGTVHTHLARHPVHRMKRANVESDRGKEALTDYRVLTRHPDSSLLLCRIHTGRTHQIRVHCLTLGCPILGDELYANLKRQTPPADRLMLHAWQLQLRHPTTGEILHFLAPSPGSFHPWMPSEEALAGHSAHLNPET